Genomic window (Sulfurimonas sp.):
GTATAAAACGAATCATCTGCGCACTTCCTAGCATCTTTCCTGAACGAGCAAGAGTATAGATATAAGCAAAACCACTATAAAAATAGATGCCTTCTAAAATTTGATTTGCAAAACATGCTTTTACAAAGTTGTGTTCAGTTGGGTTTGCTGCTAACTCTTGATATATAGCGGCAATTGCATCATTTTTACTCTTTAACATCATATCTGTACGCCAAAGTTCATAAATCTCTTCAGAGTTTGTGGAGATGCTATCAACCATTACTGCGTAAGATTGTGAGTGAAGCGCTTCTTCAAATGATTGACGAACTAAAATAAGATTTATTTCTGGAGAAGTCACATAAGGGTTTACATTGTCAATAAGATTATTTGTTTGCAATGAGTCCATGAAAATTAACTGCGAAAGAGCCTTATCATAAGCTGCTTTTTCAGCCTCAGTAAGGTTTTTATAATCATTTATATCACGAGTCATATCTACTTCTTTTGGAAACCAAGTGTTGTTTAGCATCACTTCCCAAAGATTATATGCCCATTGATATTTGATATTATTTAACTCAAATATACCAGTTGGATCTCCACCAAATATTTTTCTATCGTTTACATCTTCTGTTGATTCTGGATTATATATCTTTTTTCTGTTCATATTAAAGCCTATTTTTATAAGTTATTGATTATATCTAAAACTTCGCTAAACTTCTATTATGATTAATCAATTTAAACCTTCTTTTTTACTAAAAAACGAGCATGTTCAAACGCTCTATTCATCTATGTTTACTAGGTGCCCTTGGGGTAGAAAAATCAAATCACATAAGTTTGAGATAGAGCGATTTGAGTTAAGTGATGGAGATTTTATAGATTGTTACTGGTATAACTTCCAAGAAATAGAATCCAAAAAACCTATTGTTATGCTTTTTCATGGTCTTGCTGGTTCCTATAAATCTCCCTATATCCAAGGAACAATGCAAGAACTAGATAAAAATGGTTTCAATAGCGTTGTTGTACACTTTAGAAGCTGTTCTGGAGTTATGAATAAAAGTCCTAACTCTTATCATAGCGGTAAAACAGATGATGCTTTAGAATTTATAGATAGCTTGAAAAACAGGTATAAAAATAACAAACTTTTTTGTACAGGCTACTCACTTGGTGGAAATATGCTTTTAAAACTTTTAGGTGAGTTAGCTGAGCAGTCCCCTATTACAGCAGCCATTTCAGTATCTGCTCCAATGCAGTTAGATATTTGTGCAGATTACATAGATAATGGTTTTTCAAAATTTTACCAATACATCCTTGTAAAAAATCTAAATGATTCTTTAAGAGAAAAGTTTAAAACACATGATTTTAAAACTCTCATAAATTTAGAAGAAAAAGATATAAAAAACTTAAAAACTTTTTGGGATTTTGATGATGCTTATACTGCTCCTATTCATGGTTTTGCATCTGCACAGGACTACTACACAAAATCAAGTTCAAAACAGTTTTTAAAACATATACAAACTAACACTCTTATTATTCACTCTTTAGACGACCCTTTTATGACACCAAAAATTCTTCCAAATAAAGATGAAATATCTCCATGTGTAAAACTAGAAGTACATCAAAATGGCGGTCATGTTGGTTTTATACAAGGCTCCTTTTTTAAACCTAAATACTATCTTGAAAAAAGAGTAGTAGAATTTTTTAAGCACTTTATTTAAAACTTCTCTCATATAATAAGTAAAATTATAAATTAAGGAGCGTGGTATGAAATTCTTTATTTCTTTTATACTACTACTAACTATGATGAATGCAATGGATTTGAAGCCTTGGAAGGGCAAAATAGATACACTCAGTGATGAAGAAAAATATGTACTTATAAGCAAAGGTACAGAGTCTCCATACTCTGGTAAATACACAAATGAAAAGTCAAATGGCGTTTATACTTGTAAAATATGCGAAACTCCTCTTTACAAATCTAGTGCTAAATTTGATTCAAATTGTGGTTGGCCAAGTTTTGATGACGCGATAGAGGGAGCAGTTAAAAGAGTTCCAGATGCAGATGGAAGACGCGTAGAAATTGTTTGTGCTAAATGTGGTGGACATCTTGGTCATGTTTTTGAGGGCGAAGGTTTTACAGATAAAAACACTAGACACTGTGTAAATTCTATCTCTTTAAATCTAGATGCTAAAAAAGAGAAAAAAGATTCTGCTCTGTCTTACGCTTACTTTGCTGGTGGATGTTTTTGGGGAGTTGAGTATTACTTAGAAAAACTAGATGGAGTTAAAGAAGTTCGCTCTGGTTTTATGGGTGGTCATGTTAAAAATCCAGGATACTATGAAGTTGTTGCTGGAAAAACTGGGCATCTAGAGGCTGTTGAAGTTGTTTATGACAAAAGTCAAATCTCTTTTGAAAAAATTGCAAGAACATTTTTTGAGATTCACGACCCAACTCAAACAAATGGTCAAGGTCCTGATATTGGTGAACAATATTTAAGTGCGGTTTTCATAAACAATGAAGATGAAAAAAACACTATTAAAAAACTCATAGCTCTTTTAGATGAAAATGGATTTGACATTGCAACTAATATTCTTCCATCTGTAGAGTTTTATAAAGCAGATGAAGGTCATCAAAACTACTATAACAAAAAAGGCTCACAACCATACTGCCATGGTTATAAGAAAAGGTTTTAAAGGCTAAAACTAGCCTTTAATCCCATCTGCTCTTTCATTTACCAAGAATTTAGAAAACTGTACCATATAGATAACAAAAGGTAAGCTCCATATTAGCGAAGAGTATAGATATAATTCGCTTGTGTACTCATCAAAAAATGGAATCAAACCTCTCATAAATGTTGCTAAAATAATTAAAAAGACCATTAGATGCGTATATATATTTGATGTTAGCTTTCGTCCTGTGTGTACCCAAGAGATTATTAACATAACTACTATATAGGAAAGTCCGATTCCTCCACTTGTTATAAAGTGTCTAAAGTGATTAATACCATTGATATCAGGGTTCAATAAATCCCAAGCCATAAGTACATAACCAATACTAAACAAAACATATATAGATGCTAGATATATAACATAGGGCTGATTAAGTATAAATTCATCTTTAAGTTTATACTCACTTGTTATGCCTAATATCGCGGTTCCCGCTCCAAAACCAAGCCAAGCTAAAGCTGAGTTTTGAGGGTACAAAAATTCAACAGTTGTAAAAATAATAACCATAAAAATAGCTAAATTTGTTTTTGGAGGACGAGATATAAAAACATCATCAATGCCTTTGTCTTCCATAAGTTCATTGATAGCTTCCATATTTACTCGTCTCAGAGCTAACAAAACTATAACTACAATTGCCCCAAGTGCTACTTTTAAGATATCCAGTCCTGTCGTTTGCACAAAACCAGCCTGAGATGCAAAAAACCATACTTCTATAATAAACAAAGCAACTGCCGTATAACCGATAGATGCATGTCTTTGAAGTTTATCTAGAACTGCATCTTTAGCAAACCAAATAATCCAACCAAGCATCGCAAGGTTTAAAAATGCTGTTAGATAGATGCCCGTAATATCTATAAGCCAAAAACTAACGCGTCCTGCTAACCAAAGCATAACAACATACTTTAGTCGTTTTCCAACTAATGGAACAAGTCCAGGGAAAAGTTCAGGAAGTCCTGTTGCAAGAAATGCCAAAACACCTGCTGTTATAAGTCCATATAACATCTCATAAACATGCCAAGTTAAAACATCTTGCATAAAAGGAATACTTAAAGTTCCACTCCAAACAAGCCCCCAAAGAACCATACTAATAACTATGTATGGAGCTAAAAGTAAAAATATTGGTCTAAATCCATACGCTAAATATGGGGGAACATTTTTTTCATCAGGATAGTAAAGATAATGGTTTGTAGCTCGTAATTTTTCTTCTTGTTGTTTTTCACTCATTACTTTAACTCCAATTCAAATGTATCTATGATCTCTTCATCTTGCAATATTTTAGCACTCTCATTATAAACATATTTATCATCTCTTTTCTTTTGAGCAAGTGCATATGAAAACTTTTTAACAATATGTCCTGGGTCGGCTTTTAAAAGGAGTATTTCATCGCTAAGTCTAATCGCTTCCATCAAATCGTGTGTTATAAAAAGTATGCTTATCTCTTTTTTTTCAATCATTTCTATAAGTATGGCTTGAAGTTCTTTTTTTAGCCCTATATCTAAAGCAGAAAAAGGTTCATCAAGAAAAAGAAGAGATGGCTTTAGAACTAAGGCTCTTGCAAAACTAACGCGTTGACGCATTCCTCCACTTAAGTCTTTTGGAAATTTTTCAAAGTCACTCTCTTCAAGACCAAACTTTATAGCAATCTCTCTTGAGCTAGCTATTGCCTCTTTTTTATTTACACCTGCACCTAACAAACCTAAAGAGATGTTATCTATAACATTTTTCCAAGGGAGAAGTCTTGCATCTTGAAAAGCAAAAGCACTACTTTTAAATGTGTTAATCACACTTCCTTCTTCTACATCTAACAAGTTTGCACAAAGATGCAAAAGTGTAGTTTTTCCACCGCCACTAGGTCCAACGATAGATAAGACTTCACCTTTATGTAGAGTAAAATTAATATCTCTTAATATCTCTGTAAAACCAAAATGATGATTTAACTTTTTTACCTCTAACTTCTCCATAGTTCAACCTCTCTTTTGATTGGCTCTAGCACTATGTACTCTATAAACATAAGTGAACCTATCATAATGACAACAAGAGCAAGCGCGGTTGGAGTGTCTAACTGACTTCTTGCAACTGCAAGTGTTGCGCCGATGCCATCACTTGTAGCTAAAAGTTCAGCCATTACAACTATCTTCCAAGCCATACCTAGCGCACTTACCCAAGCAGGAAAAACATAAGAAAATATATGAGGAAAATAAACATCTAAAAACTTCATGTGCCAAGGTAGCTTAAAACTATCAGCCATCTCCTTTAAGTCGCCATCAAGTGTTCGTGTCCCCTGAAGTGCACCAACAAAGATTATGGGAAAAGAGGCAACGATAACAGTAAAGATAACAGTCTCATCTCCCATACCAAACCAAATCATCGCTAAAACTATCCATGCGATAGGAGGCATTCCAACCAAAATAGTAACAATAGGACGACTCATCATAGATGCTGTTACAAAGAAACCTGCAATAAGTCCAAGAGTAGAACCAAGAAGTAAAGAGATACCAAAACCAACAGAAGCACGATACAAGGTTATATTTATCTGCTCTAAGATTTCTTTATCGCCAAGCATTATATAAAGTGTTCTAAAGGTTTCTTCTGGAGATGGAAGAACCAAATCTCCATAAATTTGATTTCCCATATCCCAAACAGCTATGAAAAGAAAGATAGATGCTATTGACCCCCAACCACTCCACAAGTAAGCTGGAAAATCTTTAAGTATTTTTAGAGCAAATTTCATCTAAGGAGCTTTGTAATAAAAACTATCTTGAGGAAGTTTGCCACCAATACTCTTCGGGTCCTCTTCTTTTAAAATATTGAAAAAGAATTCCATTTTTTCTTTAGAATCTCGAGCTGATATACTTTTCATATTTAAATGTGAAATAGAATCAGCTACACCATCTTCGCTTAGCATTTTTATCTCTTTTGCTACTAAAACACCTGCTTGCTTAGGGTTAGACATATACCACTCAAGTGATTTATCATACTCTTGCATAAATCTAGAAATAACATGAGCATCTTTCATTCTACCAAGTACAGCCATTCCAGCCTGAGGAACATTGTTGTCTGTATTAAAGACTTTTGCCCACTCATCTTGCAAGTTTACACTTCTATATAAATCAGGAGCGACTATACTAATAGGGAATGATTTTGTTTTACGAAGAGCCACTGAAATCGCAGGTTCAGCGAGAAGAGAGTGGTCTATTCTTCTCATTATTAACATCTGCATAGCATCTATAGGACTAGCTACATAGACTAACTCAAAATCTTTTTTAGGGTCTAGACCTTGTTTTTTTAGAAGTTGTTTAAAGACGATGTCTGGCATATCTGCACGAAAAGGAATCGCAATCTTTTTACCTTTAAAATCTTTTAAAGTTTTCAGATTTTTATCTCGACTTATCATGCCAAGAATTCCCCAGACAGAAACATTTAAAAGTTTTACATCTACACCCTTATTGTTTAAAATCGCTGCTGTATTTGTAGGAATTGCTACAAAATCAACATCCCCTTTTATAACGATTGCTCTAAGTTCATCAGGGTTTTTCCATAATCGAAACTCAACTTTTTTTGCAACATCTTTTAATGCACCTCTCTCAATCATATGTAAGATAGGATGAGATACAGATGCAAAAGGTCCTGCAATAACAATCTTTTCTAATTTCTCATTAGCTTGAAGCAAACTAATTGTTAGCGTTAGTAGTAAAAAAACATTTATAAAGTTTTTCATTTTATTTCCTCAAATATTAATTATTGCATCATATCAGTAATGATATTAATTATCATTGACTTTAATCAACATTTGAGTTTTTTTCTCTAAAATGAGTAGTTTAATCTAGCATATACATATCGTCCTCTAATATAATACTTATTTTGTCCCTCACCAATATGTTTTACATCACTTAAGTTTTCAGCTCCTGCTCTAAGTGTTAAATCTTCTAGAAACTCTTTAGAAAATTGCAAACCTAAAGTAGCATAGTCATCTATAGTTGCACCATCAGATGCTTTTTGACTTCCTACATAGTTAACTCTAAAATCACTACCAATCTCCCATGGAAGGTCAATTGAAAGCTTTAAGTTAGCTGTGTGTGCAGGTCGATTATGCAATTCCTTTTTTGTATCTTTATTTTCAGTGTCAAGGAATGTATAGTTTAAATTAAAATCAAGTGTATCAAAGATTTTATTTTGAGTAAATTCCAATTCAACACCATCTATTCTAGCTTTACCTACATTTGAGTAAAGATACTCTCTGTAAGTCATTGGTCCAACTATTGTATCTCCTGTATGAAGATTATCTATGAGATCTGTTAGTTCAGTATGAAAATAAGTTGCTACAAATGTTATCTGATCTTTTTCATAATCATATCCTATCTCAAATGTATCAGATTTTTCAGGTTTTAGATTGTCATTACCATGAAACCTATGAAAAGTTTTAGGCATTCCATTAAATGGAGGTCCTGCTGGATAAAATTCTACAGGAATTGCAACACCGTACTCACTTGAGTTCTGCGTAACCGTTGGGGCACTAAAACCATGACCATATCCAGCCTTAAGTCTGCTATTATCACTCAACTTATATACAAGGTTTGCCTTAGGGGAAAACTCTCCACCAAACCTCTCATGCTTGTCATATCTAGCACCTATGGTAAGGATTGTACTACTTCCTATTTCAATTTCATCTTGCAAATATACAGAAGCATAGTTTATTGAATCTTCAAACCCTTTACTTGTGTCATCTGCCGCATCATCATATTTTTTTCTATACTTTTCTTTTCTATACTCCCCGCCAAATACTATGAAATTATTATCAAACGAAGCAATTTTTAATTCTGCATTAAGTGTATCATCACCCATTTTATGAGTATATTCAAACTGATCGGTATGAGAATCTGAAGTATTTTTGTAATATTTTACATTTAAACTAATATCGCTAAAGTCTTTTTGATAACCTATCGAATAGTGAGTTTTATCAATGTTATATAACTCTTTATACTCATTAGTCTCTCTTATTTCATTTCCTAAAATTGCAAATGCTGTTATTTGCTGAGTAGCATCTATATCAAACCAAGCTTTTAACATCAAGTTTTTAATCTTTTTACCCTCTACTTCTGTAGTTTTATCTACATCTTCAGGTTTTGTGGTTTTAGAATTTGCATACCCAATTATTGAAAAGCTGTCTGTTATTTTACCGCCTCCTGAAACTGAAAAATCTATATTTTCCCCTCCATCTCTTGAGCTATCTCCTCCTTCTAAGGTTATATCTCCCTGAATTTTTTCTACTGGTTTTTTAGTTATTATGTTAATAACTCCACCAATTGCACTTGAACCATAAAGTGCACTCATTGGTCCACGAATCACTTCTATCTTTGAAATAGCATTAATAGGTATCCAGTTGTACTGAAAATCACTATGACCAATCTGTGCGTCACTTCCAGAAATTCTCTCTCCATCCACCAAAATAAGTGTATCTTTAGAGTCGGTACCACGAATACTGATATTTTGTCTACCGTTAATAGAGGAGTCATTCATTCCCATATTTAAACCAACAACACCTTCTAAAATTTCTTGTATTGATGACGCCCCTGTTTTTTTTATGTCTTCTGCTGTAATAACAGAAAAACTCCCTGCTGTATCTAGTGCTGTTCTTTGTGTTTTTGCTGTTACAATAACATCTCTTAAATCATCAGCTGCATTTATAGAATTTATTAATATACTACTTACTAACAAACTTAAATATATTTTATTTTTCATTACTTTCCTTTACATATGATAATAATAAGCATTATCATTAAACAAATATAAAAAAGTTATCTTACTTTTTTATAAAACTACTTACCCCTTATTTCCCTCTCCTTATAAATTAAATTTTACTACTCCTCTTGTTTTGTTATCAATGCCAATTTATTTAAAGAGTGTGTTTTTAACAAGTCTAAAATTCGTACTACTCGAGAATATGGAACATCTTTATCAATGTAAAACATTATCATCTTTCCATCTTTTGCTAAAGGCAGTACCTTGAACATTATCTCTTCATAACTTACTTTATCTCCATTAACTGCAAGTGAGTCTTTTGATAATTCAATACTAAGAGTTTTTTTCTCTTGTACTTCTTTACTTGCTCCCGCGTTAGGAAGTTCAAGCATAAGAGCGAGTTCCTCTTTTTTAAAAACAGAACTCACTAAGAAAAAAATCAATAAAATAAATATAATATCAACCATAGGAGTCATATCTAACCCTAAGGGCTCACGACGCTTCATAAATTCCTGCTATTTTTTGTATTAATATCTGCTCTGTTTTATCTAATTCACCGATAAAATAATTGTAAAATATATAAGCTGGAATCGCTACAACTAATCCACCAACCGTTGTGATTAGTGCAGTTGAAATACCTTTTGCAAACTGTGTTGGGTCGCCAAGTCCATGAATCATAATCCCTTCAAATGCCATAAATATCCCAAGAACCGTGCCAAGAAGCCCTAAAAGTGGTGATATCGTTGATACAATCTTAAGAGTTGTAAGCCCCATCTCAAGTGGTGCAATTAAAGCGGCTGCTCTTAATTCTGCTCTATCTGATGGTAAATCAATATTTCTTGTACGAAATTTAAAAAGCGTAATAGAAGCTATTTTCCATATTATTATTATCGTTCCTACTATTGCCATAGCGAATAATATATACATAATTACTCCACCTTTATCTAAATAGTATTGCATTTTTTAATCCTTTAGTGCATATATTATTGGCACATTTAATTCCCATTTATCTAAATTTTGGGGTAGTGGCTTAAAACGATTCAGTTCTACTAAAAGCATTTTTGCCGCCTTATTTAATCTATTATATGGGCATGGGGAGTCTATCTTTACTGACTTAATATGTCCATATTTTGTAATAATAAAGGAAATTTTAACAACTCCTTGTTGATTCATTCTTCTTGCATGTCGTGGATATTTTAAGTGTTGTTTTATCCATGCTGCTAACTCTGAGAGATAAATATCTTTTTGTTCTTCAAGAAGATTTTTTCTAGCTTGTTGAGTTTTTCTAAACTCTTCTTCTCTTGCAAGTTTTTCTTTTTGAAGTTGCTCTAATATCTCTTGTTCTAACTTTTCTTTTTGTGCTAGTTTTTCTTTTATTTGAGCATCCTCATCTACAATCTGAGGTTTTTTTACAATTTTTTTTTCTACCTTCTTTACTACTCTTTTTCTAGGTTTCTTTATTGGTTTTTTAGGTAGCTTTTTTTCTGTCTTTATTCTTGTATTAACTATAGTCACATAATGTATGGACTCTGTTTTTGAAGCACTTAATTTTAAAGTATCAGTCTTTTTAATATTTTGAGCCAATAAAATTGATGCCATTAAAAGCGTACTAACAATGGCACCAATTAAAAAACTAAAATCTTCACTTCTTTTTATCATAACTTTTACTTTAAACTTTGCTTCTTGTTGCTTCGCATCTCTAAAAGAACACCAAGCAAGACTAAAAATAAAATAAACATCCACATTGCAACAGAATCATAGTTAACCTTTTCTTTTATATCTTTTTTTACTTCTTCAAGTTTTTGACCTTTAACTTTAGCTTTTACTTTTACTACTGGCTTGCTTTGTGCTTTTAGGGCATTTGCAACAGGAGTGGCAATAGGTATGCTTAAACCATAACCAGCCGCTTTTTGGGCCTTGATAAAGTCTTTTAGTTTATTATTTAGAGTTTTATGATTGTGTTTCTTAGATATCTCTTCTAAAGTTTCCACAAGCTTTTTAATTGTTTTAGCATCTGTTTGAAAGTACCCCTTTCTAACAGCTTCTAGCATCACCTCCGCCATTTGTGCACGAGCAGTAGGATTTGTTTTTTCAAACCACTCATCCATATTCATATCATACTTATCATCATAGTAAATCTCTACAAATTCTTGCCATTGGTCTGAACGAACACCATCGGGATAAACCACCTGCCATCCCCAAAAATTATTTACTACATCTAAAACACGAGTAGCACCACTATAACCGCTATCTTGCATCTCTTTTATCCACTTAGGATTATAGTACCTTGAACGCAACTCATTAGAAATAAATTCACTAACATCTTGCATCTTTGCATTATTTGGATCTCTTAGATTCGAGATTAGCATCTGTGGACTTTTACCATCTAAATGACGAATAGCAAGTGCGATTGAGCCAAAATATCCATAAGGGTCATCAGATGTCATCATCCCATACAGGTTTGATGTACGGCTAAACATTACAGCATCTGTGCCTTTTAAGTTTTGTGCAAACATATCTATATCTTTTACTCTTGTTCCCCATCTAGATTCATCAGAACCATAAATATAACCTGAAGTTCGAATAAAATTCTCAGCAATCCTCGTCTCTTTATCCCATGTCTCTGAAACGGACACAGTGCCTGAAACACCATTCCCATATTTACCTTGTGCTGCAGAGAACATACGAATGGTAGATAGATACTGAGCTTCTTTTTTATCATATCCCTTATCTAAGAGCATTTTTTTCAAAGATAGAGCATGTAGGCGAACATAATTATGCTCTTCTTTGAGAGCTGCAATCTTCTCAACTCCTTCATTGATTACTCTCATAACATTAGGAAAAGTATCACGATAAAGACCTGTTGCTTGTATAACCACATCTATGCGAGGTCTTTTTAACTCACTATAAGAGATAACTTCAACACCACTTATTTTCCCACGACCCATTTTCATCCCAGCATAAAACATCTCTTTCATCTTAGTAGGCATTAAAAAATCAAACATTTTAATTCTCTGGACTGTAACAAATGAAGCAATCCATTTGGCAAAATCTTCGCCAAACATCCCTGCTAACATTCCTTTTGCCATACTTTGAACCATCTCATCACTTATGCCACCTTCACTCCAAAGAGGTCTAATACCCATTGCATAAAGTATTTGGGATTCTAGTACACCAAAATGGCGCATAGTTTCTAGTGACCATAAATTAAAAGTTATCTTTTGAGGGTATTTCCCATGTTTTGCATAGTAGTTTTCAATATAATCTTTCATAATTTTAGAGCCTGTCTCATAGGCGGCCTCTGTTGGGATACGCTGGGGGTCAAAGCTATACATATTCATACCAGTAGGGATAGATTCAGGGCTTCTTACAGGATCACCACCTACGCTAGTTTCTATATATCCAGCATCTAAACCTTTTAATAAATTTTGCATCTCTTTATTGTTTACAAAATTATCTCTATAAATTCTTGCCGTTTGTATAAATGGTCTTAATCCACCATCGAGCGAATCCAGACTTTTGTTTTGTATAACATGCTTTTGTAGCATCTTATAAACTTTTGTTTTATTTAAATCTTTGTAGTTTATACCTGCTAGTCCATTTTCACCCTCAACAGTTTTTATAAAAGTATCTCCTAGCATTGACATGAGCGTTTGTACCATATGGTCATCTTTTGGATATGAACCATATTTATGCATACCAAGAGGAGTTAAGGTTGAACTTAAACCATTTAGATAATCATACAAATCTGACACAAAAACATCTGTCTCATTTTCCATCATCTCTTTAGTATATTTCATATCTTTATGTAAGCTCATCTTTATAGTTAAAGCTATAAGTTGCTTTTTATTGTTTTGTTTTACAGCATCACTACTCTGCTTATACTGGTTTATCAAATCCATAATATCACTTAACTCTTTGTAAGTTCCACTAACACCAAATGGCGGTGTTTGATGAGAAATCAATGTTGCTCTACCGCGTCTTTTTGCTTGGATGCCCTCTGCAAGATTATTTGTAATATATGGATATATATTTGGTAGTTCTCCAACACTAAGAAGAGGTGAATCGTAGATGCTAAGACCTCTCTCTTTTCCGTAAGTCCACTCATAAGTTCCGTGTGTACCTAGATGCACAATCGCATCATTTTGCTGTCTTACATATAGATATACTGCAAGGTAATGATGGGGTACTGGCGAGGCAGTATCATGATAGATTCTTCCCTCATAAATTTTTCTTCCCATTCTGTCTTGCCCAATATTGGAGCGACTAGGTTGTGGGAGTAAAGTAACCTTTCCTTTTTTCAGTCTTGGGATTATGAAGTATTTTTTTCCATCTTTGGTATGAAGAAATTTACTTTTTCTTGGATGTCCCCATTTTTTATTTATCTGATTTCGA
Coding sequences:
- a CDS encoding hydrolase — encoded protein: MINQFKPSFLLKNEHVQTLYSSMFTRCPWGRKIKSHKFEIERFELSDGDFIDCYWYNFQEIESKKPIVMLFHGLAGSYKSPYIQGTMQELDKNGFNSVVVHFRSCSGVMNKSPNSYHSGKTDDALEFIDSLKNRYKNNKLFCTGYSLGGNMLLKLLGELAEQSPITAAISVSAPMQLDICADYIDNGFSKFYQYILVKNLNDSLREKFKTHDFKTLINLEEKDIKNLKTFWDFDDAYTAPIHGFASAQDYYTKSSSKQFLKHIQTNTLIIHSLDDPFMTPKILPNKDEISPCVKLEVHQNGGHVGFIQGSFFKPKYYLEKRVVEFFKHFI
- a CDS encoding ABC transporter substrate-binding protein produces the protein MKNFINVFLLLTLTISLLQANEKLEKIVIAGPFASVSHPILHMIERGALKDVAKKVEFRLWKNPDELRAIVIKGDVDFVAIPTNTAAILNNKGVDVKLLNVSVWGILGMISRDKNLKTLKDFKGKKIAIPFRADMPDIVFKQLLKKQGLDPKKDFELVYVASPIDAMQMLIMRRIDHSLLAEPAISVALRKTKSFPISIVAPDLYRSVNLQDEWAKVFNTDNNVPQAGMAVLGRMKDAHVISRFMQEYDKSLEWYMSNPKQAGVLVAKEIKMLSEDGVADSISHLNMKSISARDSKEKMEFFFNILKEEDPKSIGGKLPQDSFYYKAP
- a CDS encoding ribonucleotide-diphosphate reductase subunit beta → MNRKKIYNPESTEDVNDRKIFGGDPTGIFELNNIKYQWAYNLWEVMLNNTWFPKEVDMTRDINDYKNLTEAEKAAYDKALSQLIFMDSLQTNNLIDNVNPYVTSPEINLILVRQSFEEALHSQSYAVMVDSISTNSEEIYELWRTDMMLKSKNDAIAAIYQELAANPTEHNFVKACFANQILEGIYFYSGFAYIYTLARSGKMLGSAQMIRFIQRDEVTHLVLFQNLINTLRKERPDLFTSKLKEEVIAMFKEAVKLESDWGKYITQGQILGLTDEIVEQYIQFLADERLNAVGFEKLYNVDNPIKWVDDFAKFNDQKTNFFEGTVTNYSKGSLTFDDDF
- a CDS encoding ABC transporter ATP-binding protein, coding for MEKLEVKKLNHHFGFTEILRDINFTLHKGEVLSIVGPSGGGKTTLLHLCANLLDVEEGSVINTFKSSAFAFQDARLLPWKNVIDNISLGLLGAGVNKKEAIASSREIAIKFGLEESDFEKFPKDLSGGMRQRVSFARALVLKPSLLFLDEPFSALDIGLKKELQAILIEMIEKKEISILFITHDLMEAIRLSDEILLLKADPGHIVKKFSYALAQKKRDDKYVYNESAKILQDEEIIDTFELELK
- a CDS encoding NnrS family protein, with the protein product MSEKQQEEKLRATNHYLYYPDEKNVPPYLAYGFRPIFLLLAPYIVISMVLWGLVWSGTLSIPFMQDVLTWHVYEMLYGLITAGVLAFLATGLPELFPGLVPLVGKRLKYVVMLWLAGRVSFWLIDITGIYLTAFLNLAMLGWIIWFAKDAVLDKLQRHASIGYTAVALFIIEVWFFASQAGFVQTTGLDILKVALGAIVVIVLLALRRVNMEAINELMEDKGIDDVFISRPPKTNLAIFMVIIFTTVEFLYPQNSALAWLGFGAGTAILGITSEYKLKDEFILNQPYVIYLASIYVLFSIGYVLMAWDLLNPDINGINHFRHFITSGGIGLSYIVVMLIISWVHTGRKLTSNIYTHLMVFLIILATFMRGLIPFFDEYTSELYLYSSLIWSLPFVIYMVQFSKFLVNERADGIKG
- a CDS encoding ABC transporter permease; translated protein: MKFALKILKDFPAYLWSGWGSIASIFLFIAVWDMGNQIYGDLVLPSPEETFRTLYIMLGDKEILEQINITLYRASVGFGISLLLGSTLGLIAGFFVTASMMSRPIVTILVGMPPIAWIVLAMIWFGMGDETVIFTVIVASFPIIFVGALQGTRTLDGDLKEMADSFKLPWHMKFLDVYFPHIFSYVFPAWVSALGMAWKIVVMAELLATSDGIGATLAVARSQLDTPTALALVVIMIGSLMFIEYIVLEPIKREVELWRS
- a CDS encoding bifunctional methionine sulfoxide reductase B/A protein, whose amino-acid sequence is MKFFISFILLLTMMNAMDLKPWKGKIDTLSDEEKYVLISKGTESPYSGKYTNEKSNGVYTCKICETPLYKSSAKFDSNCGWPSFDDAIEGAVKRVPDADGRRVEIVCAKCGGHLGHVFEGEGFTDKNTRHCVNSISLNLDAKKEKKDSALSYAYFAGGCFWGVEYYLEKLDGVKEVRSGFMGGHVKNPGYYEVVAGKTGHLEAVEVVYDKSQISFEKIARTFFEIHDPTQTNGQGPDIGEQYLSAVFINNEDEKNTIKKLIALLDENGFDIATNILPSVEFYKADEGHQNYYNKKGSQPYCHGYKKRF